In Fusarium oxysporum f. sp. lycopersici 4287 chromosome 4, whole genome shotgun sequence, a genomic segment contains:
- a CDS encoding phosphatidylserine synthase codes for MSRRSNTMSGSNGNIPKDLTSSNSPAIDKQKTLLSADVGHFSLVRAMHLADLITLMNGACGVMSIFSSLRYALGDPKDFDNLWLALFFLPFGLFFDFFDGKVARWRKKSSLMGQELDSLADLISFGVAPAMVAFTLGFRSLADTVGLTFFVLCGLTRLARFNVTVSVLPKDASGKSQYFEGTPIPTSLGMDAIMAYWLSQRWVHDNLPFGVWFQGSAFEFHPAVILFMIHGCLMTSKTIRIPKP; via the exons ATGTCTAGAAGGAGCAACACCATGTCGGGCTCCAATGGAAACATCCCCAAGGACCTCACATCCTCCAACAGCCCAG CAATTGACAAGCAAAAGACTCTTCTTTCTGCCGATGTTGGGCACTTCTCTCTCGTGCGGGCCATGCACCTTGCCGACTTGATTACTCTCATGAATG GTGCTTGCGGTGTCAtgtccatcttctcctcgctACGATACGCACTTGGCGACCCCAAGGATTTTGACAACCTCTGGCttgctctcttcttcctgccTTTCGGTCTGTTCTTCGACTTTTTCGACGGCAAGGTTGCTcgatggaggaagaagagtaGTCTCATGGGCCAAGAATTGGATTCTCTTGCTGATTTG ATCTCCTTCGGCGTCGCTCCCGCTATGGTCGCCTTCACTCTTGGTTTCCGTTCGCTTGCCGACACTGTTGGTCTTACCTTCTTCGTTCTGTGTGGCCTCACTCGCCTCGCACGCTTCAATGTTACCGTTTCGGTTCTTCCGAAGGACGCCTCTGGCAAGAGCCAGTATTTCGAAGGAACTCCCATTCCCACTTCGCTCGGCATGGACGCTATCATGGCCTATTGGCTCTCGCAGCGCTGGGTTCATGACAACCTTCCCTTTGGTGTCTGGTTCCAGGGTTCAGCTTTCGAGTTCCATCCTGCCGTCATTCTGTTCATGATCCACGGCTGCCTTATGACCAGCAAGACCATCCGCATACCCAAGCCTTAA
- a CDS encoding phosphatidylserine synthase, giving the protein MSIFSSLRYALGDPKDFDNLWLALFFLPFGLFFDFFDGKVARWRKKSSLMGQELDSLADLISFGVAPAMVAFTLGFRSLADTVGLTFFVLCGLTRLARFNVTVSVLPKDASGKSQYFEGTPIPTSLGMDAIMAYWLSQRWVHDNLPFGVWFQGSAFEFHPAVILFMIHGCLMTSKTIRIPKP; this is encoded by the exons AtgtccatcttctcctcgctACGATACGCACTTGGCGACCCCAAGGATTTTGACAACCTCTGGCttgctctcttcttcctgccTTTCGGTCTGTTCTTCGACTTTTTCGACGGCAAGGTTGCTcgatggaggaagaagagtaGTCTCATGGGCCAAGAATTGGATTCTCTTGCTGATTTG ATCTCCTTCGGCGTCGCTCCCGCTATGGTCGCCTTCACTCTTGGTTTCCGTTCGCTTGCCGACACTGTTGGTCTTACCTTCTTCGTTCTGTGTGGCCTCACTCGCCTCGCACGCTTCAATGTTACCGTTTCGGTTCTTCCGAAGGACGCCTCTGGCAAGAGCCAGTATTTCGAAGGAACTCCCATTCCCACTTCGCTCGGCATGGACGCTATCATGGCCTATTGGCTCTCGCAGCGCTGGGTTCATGACAACCTTCCCTTTGGTGTCTGGTTCCAGGGTTCAGCTTTCGAGTTCCATCCTGCCGTCATTCTGTTCATGATCCACGGCTGCCTTATGACCAGCAAGACCATCCGCATACCCAAGCCTTAA